The Candidatus Megaera polyxenophila genome includes a region encoding these proteins:
- a CDS encoding sex pilus assembly, protein MKQHRQTPVFSLESCRMKTIDRSGTKQRLIIAIIMAIIMPLSVSASVTCGARFVNPITDVCWSCLLPLSIGNMKIGSDGSAPAKRDTKNPKSPLCACGSPIPIPGITLGFWEPVRMIDVTRSKFCMVGLGLDLGTNDPTSMGTYNKAHGNGRRAHNSFYHLHYYVYPLIYWLELITDILCVEQTSFDIAYMSELDPTWNDEKLQTLMQPELFLFGNPIAQAACALDCASSTLSMPRDGLFWCAGCWGNIYPFSGSNANHNGGVQNSSLLSSRILAKMHRVGLAERTSTASNKVNGEICRKETALKIKKSQYKLQMLVPKATSGAIGCWPLGFADMLYSSFKEYPYDGQDWSYLVWRKRNCCVCAM, encoded by the coding sequence ATGAAGCAACATCGGCAAACGCCGGTCTTTAGTTTGGAATCTTGCAGGATGAAAACTATAGACCGGTCAGGCACAAAACAAAGGCTAATTATAGCTATAATAATGGCTATTATTATGCCCCTATCTGTAAGTGCAAGCGTAACGTGTGGCGCACGTTTCGTCAACCCTATAACTGACGTTTGCTGGTCATGTTTATTGCCTCTTTCCATTGGTAATATGAAGATAGGTAGTGATGGTAGCGCTCCTGCAAAAAGGGATACCAAAAACCCAAAATCTCCACTTTGTGCCTGCGGTTCTCCCATACCTATTCCAGGTATAACACTAGGATTCTGGGAACCTGTGCGAATGATAGACGTAACCAGAAGCAAGTTCTGTATGGTTGGTCTTGGATTAGACCTTGGTACTAATGATCCTACAAGCATGGGTACTTATAACAAAGCTCACGGCAACGGTAGGAGAGCCCATAACAGCTTTTATCATCTTCATTATTACGTATACCCGCTTATTTATTGGCTTGAGCTTATTACCGATATTCTCTGTGTTGAACAAACAAGCTTTGATATTGCTTACATGTCTGAGCTAGACCCTACGTGGAATGATGAAAAGCTACAAACATTAATGCAACCTGAACTGTTTTTATTCGGTAACCCTATTGCCCAAGCGGCTTGTGCTTTGGACTGCGCTAGCAGTACCTTAAGCATGCCCAGAGACGGGTTATTTTGGTGTGCGGGTTGCTGGGGCAATATTTATCCGTTTTCCGGTAGCAATGCCAATCATAACGGAGGAGTACAAAACAGTAGTTTACTTAGCTCTAGGATACTTGCCAAGATGCACAGAGTTGGACTTGCAGAACGTACAAGCACTGCTAGCAATAAAGTTAATGGCGAAATATGTAGAAAAGAGACGGCATTAAAAATCAAGAAAAGTCAGTACAAACTACAGATGCTTGTGCCTAAAGCAACGAGCGGCGCTATCGGATGCTGGCCTCTCGGTTTTGCCGATATGCTTTACAGTTCTTTTAAGGAGTATCCTTATGACGGGCAAGATTGGAGTTATTTAGTATGGAGGAAACGAAATTGTTGCGTCTGTGCGATGTGA
- a CDS encoding traK protein, with product MKIGKLLRLISCFLIICQVGIGKGDVYQYTAGSIIKGEISKTGLNRISNPPYKITQVTGDESKYRLKHDEDGLNIYIMPLCEVGKDIEISIRNNAGFVQDLLLRVSDTKGRVIVIEGGRVNNPEQLRTSILSRMLRAMKDDVADIFYVQSGLLQISDTGGLKAKQIKTYQYKNLRGGIFELQNPTREIVNFSGKIFAQGFDKVIGVYPDELAIMPKQKVKVMLVQEIKDK from the coding sequence ATGAAAATAGGAAAATTATTAAGGTTAATCAGTTGTTTTTTGATTATTTGCCAAGTAGGTATCGGCAAGGGAGACGTTTATCAATATACCGCAGGTAGCATAATAAAGGGCGAGATATCGAAAACGGGTTTAAACAGGATAAGTAACCCGCCTTATAAGATAACACAGGTTACGGGAGACGAGAGTAAATACAGGCTTAAGCATGATGAAGACGGATTAAATATTTACATAATGCCGTTATGTGAGGTAGGCAAGGATATAGAAATAAGCATTAGGAATAACGCAGGTTTTGTTCAGGATTTATTACTCCGTGTTAGCGATACTAAAGGGAGAGTTATTGTCATAGAGGGCGGCAGAGTAAATAATCCAGAGCAGTTACGGACTTCTATATTATCTCGGATGCTAAGAGCAATGAAAGATGATGTAGCCGATATTTTCTATGTTCAGTCGGGATTATTACAAATAAGCGATACCGGCGGGCTTAAAGCAAAACAGATAAAAACCTATCAATATAAAAATTTAAGAGGAGGAATATTTGAATTACAGAATCCTACTCGGGAAATAGTTAATTTTAGCGGAAAAATATTTGCACAAGGGTTTGATAAGGTAATCGGTGTTTACCCTGATGAATTAGCAATCATGCCGAAGCAAAAAGTAAAAGTAATGCTGGTGCAGGAAATAAAGGATAAATGA
- a CDS encoding group II intron reverse transcriptase/maturase: MRQIGVVTLPHAKAGRLPTWSLITREFDETFKGERQMMVVNKNTASASPDRRVEWRNIDWRKSNKIVRSHQARIVKATKEGRWGKVKALQRLLTHSFSGKALAVRRVTENRGKRTAGVDGATWSNPDLKSQAITDLRQHCYKPDPLRRIYIPKANGKRRPLSIPTMKDRAMQALYKLALEPVAETTADRHSYGFRPERSTVDAIEQCYAVLSCKRFAKWILEADIEGCFDNISHQWLLDNIPMDKTILRKWLKAGYMEAGNIYPSKSGTPQGGIASPLFANMALDGLGKLLAEKFPMKISSRKPTHKVNYIRYADDCVPRAQRRIL; this comes from the coding sequence ATGAGGCAGATAGGGGTTGTAACATTACCTCACGCGAAAGCGGGCAGACTTCCGACGTGGTCTCTTATTACGAGAGAGTTTGATGAAACTTTTAAAGGAGAAAGGCAAATGATGGTTGTGAATAAAAATACAGCTAGTGCATCCCCTGACAGGAGGGTTGAATGGCGCAATATCGATTGGCGCAAATCAAACAAGATTGTTAGAAGTCATCAGGCGCGTATCGTAAAGGCAACAAAGGAAGGTAGATGGGGCAAAGTGAAAGCTTTGCAACGTCTATTAACCCATTCTTTTAGTGGCAAGGCCCTTGCTGTTAGAAGAGTGACTGAGAACCGAGGTAAAAGAACTGCGGGAGTAGACGGGGCAACTTGGTCTAATCCTGATCTTAAATCTCAGGCAATTACTGACTTGAGGCAACATTGTTATAAGCCAGATCCCCTTAGAAGGATTTATATACCCAAAGCAAATGGAAAACGTAGACCTTTGAGTATACCAACTATGAAGGATCGAGCAATGCAGGCTCTTTACAAGCTTGCGTTAGAGCCTGTTGCGGAAACAACGGCCGACAGACATTCTTATGGTTTTAGACCCGAGAGATCAACCGTAGACGCAATTGAGCAATGTTACGCTGTATTGTCCTGCAAGAGATTTGCGAAGTGGATATTGGAAGCTGATATTGAAGGTTGCTTCGATAACATTAGTCATCAATGGCTTCTTGACAATATTCCAATGGATAAAACCATATTAAGAAAATGGCTAAAAGCTGGATATATGGAAGCTGGTAACATTTATCCTAGTAAGTCTGGTACCCCGCAAGGAGGTATAGCATCTCCGCTATTTGCAAATATGGCGCTAGACGGGTTAGGTAAATTACTGGCAGAAAAATTTCCGATGAAAATATCCTCAAGGAAACCAACTCATAAAGTTAACTATATAAGATACGCGGATGATTGTGTGCCACGAGCACAAAGGAGAATTTTATGA
- a CDS encoding conjugal transfer protein TraW, whose product MLTSKNQLIILLVLTIAILPVYAKDFGTQGHSYQISEQEFLQMIAERLNKIDMKKEQEKMQKVVRDRVKNPRAIEAVKPAVAGRSFYFDPTYTLDKDVVLPCGKILHRAGTQVNPLEHMDLNRRLLFIDARRIEQVKWLREELDKPLPDQKEAVEDRVILVGGSPFTLKELLKDEHKNKVYFDQNGELTTRFGITGSPAVVVQDGLRLKIEEIKLTEIKR is encoded by the coding sequence ATGTTAACAAGCAAAAATCAATTAATAATTTTGTTGGTTCTGACTATAGCAATATTGCCGGTTTATGCCAAGGATTTCGGAACGCAAGGTCATAGCTACCAAATATCTGAGCAGGAATTTTTGCAGATGATAGCAGAAAGGTTAAACAAAATAGACATGAAGAAAGAACAAGAAAAAATGCAAAAAGTTGTACGTGATCGGGTCAAAAACCCAAGAGCTATAGAGGCGGTAAAACCCGCTGTTGCTGGGAGGAGTTTTTACTTTGACCCGACCTATACATTGGATAAGGATGTGGTACTTCCTTGCGGCAAGATACTACATAGAGCAGGGACGCAAGTTAATCCGCTTGAGCATATGGATTTAAACAGGAGGCTACTTTTTATTGATGCAAGGAGAATAGAGCAAGTTAAGTGGCTAAGGGAGGAATTAGATAAACCTCTGCCTGATCAGAAAGAAGCTGTAGAGGATAGGGTTATTTTAGTGGGCGGTAGTCCGTTTACATTAAAAGAACTCCTTAAGGATGAGCATAAGAACAAGGTGTACTTTGATCAAAACGGGGAACTGACCACAAGGTTCGGTATTACGGGAAGCCCTGCGGTAGTAGTACAGGATGGATTAAGGCTTAAAATAGAGGAAATAAAATTAACAGAGATTAAGAGGTAA
- a CDS encoding group II intron reverse transcriptase/maturase — MKVLKDTGAKGLNYPSYLLINYQKVGGVKLSKTKSFCISKKSVMAAWEKVKDNKGTYGVDLESIADFESNLKDNLYKLWNRMSSGSYFPPAVRGVEIPKRDGSKSHRLLSIPTVSDRVAQAVVKSHLEPIVEPIFHEDSYGYRTGKSALDAVGVARERCWRNDWCIDLDIKSFFDTVDHQLVMKAIRFHTEEKWIHLYVERWLKAPIQKEDGTLIERNAGISQGGVASPLMSNIFMHYAFDEWMKRQFPEIKFERYVDDALVHCSSKKLAEKVLEAIRARLRECGLELHSDKTKIVYCKDVDRKDSHEYENFDFLGYTFRPRLSKNKKGKMFVNFTPAISQKAASRIKKEIRSWKLHLRSDKNIGDLARMFNSIVQGWINYYGRYYKSAMYPYLRNIEQYLTRWVMRKYKRYQGHKRRARKWLGCVRKREPKLFVHWRIGLGSPIG; from the coding sequence ATGAAGGTGTTGAAAGACACTGGAGCGAAGGGGTTGAATTATCCGTCTTATTTGTTAATCAACTACCAAAAGGTGGGAGGAGTTAAATTGAGTAAGACAAAATCATTTTGTATTTCTAAGAAAAGCGTAATGGCAGCTTGGGAAAAAGTCAAAGACAATAAAGGAACTTATGGAGTAGATTTAGAATCTATAGCAGATTTTGAATCAAATCTAAAAGACAATCTTTACAAGTTATGGAATCGAATGTCATCTGGTAGCTATTTTCCACCAGCTGTAAGAGGTGTGGAAATACCTAAAAGAGATGGTAGCAAAAGTCATCGCTTGTTATCAATTCCAACTGTATCAGATCGAGTGGCGCAAGCTGTGGTTAAAAGCCATTTAGAGCCTATAGTAGAACCGATATTTCATGAAGATTCCTACGGGTATAGAACTGGGAAATCGGCTCTAGATGCAGTTGGAGTAGCAAGAGAGAGATGCTGGAGAAATGATTGGTGTATTGATTTGGATATCAAAAGTTTTTTCGATACTGTAGATCACCAACTCGTAATGAAAGCAATAAGATTCCATACTGAAGAGAAGTGGATTCATCTTTATGTTGAAAGGTGGTTAAAAGCCCCGATTCAAAAAGAAGATGGGACATTGATTGAAAGAAATGCTGGAATTTCGCAAGGCGGAGTAGCTAGTCCTTTGATGTCTAATATATTCATGCATTATGCATTTGACGAATGGATGAAGAGACAATTTCCAGAAATAAAGTTCGAACGTTACGTGGATGATGCGCTGGTGCATTGCAGTTCCAAAAAGTTAGCGGAAAAAGTACTGGAGGCAATTAGAGCCAGATTAAGAGAATGTGGTCTTGAATTGCATTCAGATAAAACGAAAATAGTGTATTGCAAAGATGTCGATCGAAAAGACTCACATGAGTATGAAAACTTTGACTTTCTAGGTTATACATTTCGCCCCAGACTATCAAAGAATAAGAAAGGGAAGATGTTTGTAAACTTTACACCCGCAATCAGTCAGAAAGCTGCAAGTCGTATCAAGAAAGAGATACGGAGCTGGAAGCTACATTTGCGAAGCGATAAGAACATAGGAGACTTAGCGAGAATGTTTAACTCTATAGTACAGGGTTGGATAAATTATTATGGAAGATATTATAAATCAGCCATGTATCCATACCTGAGAAATATAGAGCAATATCTAACTCGATGGGTAATGAGGAAATACAAAAGATATCAAGGTCATAAACGACGAGCGAGGAAATGGTTAGGTTGCGTTAGAAAGCGAGAACCAAAACTATTTGTTCATTGGAGGATAG
- a CDS encoding integrase has translation MTKKHIKNFSAEYKTKVVLELLESEVTISQLSKKYEITPKTIQNWKKHFLSNASMAFEPAKVVSEYKTEIEELKSQNDELAKALGKATIERDWALGKLNGLDIANKRDLVDSKLKELSMARQCELLKINRSMLYYQPQIMSLYNKKIMDRIDEIYTDNPEYGYRFIYKSLLEEGLNIGRDRTLKYMGIMGIEAIYPKKKKSISMQNKDHKIYPYLLEPYWQIYNGSRSVYVPRSNEVWSGDITYIRTPIGFMYMAAIIDWHSKAILSYKLSNSMDASLVTSILEDALSKYPPPLIFNSDQGSQYTGSEHIKILEKYGIQISMNGKGRSIDNIVMERFFKTLKYNCIFINEFNNISELREGINIYVDKYNNRRFHSSIGYKKPMDVYLNALQNAA, from the coding sequence ATGACAAAAAAGCATATTAAAAATTTCAGTGCAGAATATAAAACTAAAGTAGTGTTGGAATTACTAGAATCGGAGGTAACTATATCTCAATTATCAAAGAAATATGAAATTACTCCAAAGACTATTCAAAATTGGAAGAAGCATTTTTTAAGTAATGCATCAATGGCTTTTGAGCCGGCAAAAGTAGTCAGTGAGTACAAAACAGAAATTGAGGAGTTAAAATCTCAAAATGATGAATTAGCAAAAGCTCTGGGGAAGGCTACAATAGAGAGGGACTGGGCGTTGGGAAAGCTAAACGGCTTGGATATAGCAAATAAACGAGATCTTGTCGATTCCAAGCTGAAAGAATTATCAATGGCAAGACAATGCGAATTATTGAAGATAAATAGATCTATGCTTTATTATCAGCCCCAAATAATGAGCTTATACAACAAAAAGATTATGGATAGAATAGATGAAATATATACAGATAATCCAGAGTATGGTTATCGTTTTATTTATAAATCTTTATTAGAGGAAGGATTAAATATTGGTAGAGATCGTACTCTCAAATACATGGGTATTATGGGTATAGAGGCTATTTATCCAAAGAAAAAGAAATCTATCTCTATGCAGAATAAAGATCATAAGATATATCCATATCTCCTTGAGCCTTATTGGCAAATATATAACGGTAGTCGGTCTGTATACGTACCAAGATCAAATGAAGTATGGAGCGGGGATATAACATACATTAGAACCCCGATAGGCTTTATGTATATGGCAGCAATTATAGATTGGCACAGTAAAGCTATATTGAGTTATAAACTGTCAAATTCAATGGATGCAAGCCTTGTAACGAGTATTTTAGAAGACGCTCTTAGTAAGTACCCACCTCCGCTGATATTCAATAGTGATCAAGGTAGTCAGTATACCGGCTCAGAACATATAAAAATACTCGAGAAATACGGTATACAAATCTCTATGAACGGTAAAGGCAGAAGCATCGATAACATTGTTATGGAGAGATTTTTTAAGACTCTAAAATATAATTGTATATTTATAAATGAATTTAACAATATCTCAGAACTTAGGGAGGGGATTAACATATATGTAGATAAATATAATAATAGAAGATTTCATTCTAGTATTGGTTATAAAAAACCTATGGATGTTTATCTCAATGCATTACAAAATGCAGCATGA
- a CDS encoding putative conjugative transfer protein TraE encodes MDIREHQKSIYLTRQRNFFAGLSGLAVIANFLLVGKLAVIEEKIIMIPGIAREMIIEGAQVSQSYLEESALLFASCLLDLTTETIPAKRDIILKHASARSKKNIEALQSYFAVKEEEHKKFGLMTFFAPKKLQVDTKNLRVVVEGTLTSTFGKKGIEQENVKYLMSFDFVGGLLKIKEFSRLLPQKEDEKK; translated from the coding sequence ATGGACATAAGAGAGCATCAGAAAAGTATTTATTTAACTAGGCAACGTAATTTCTTTGCAGGGCTTAGCGGTTTAGCGGTAATTGCCAACTTTTTACTTGTAGGGAAATTAGCCGTAATTGAAGAAAAAATTATCATGATACCAGGTATTGCTAGGGAAATGATAATAGAAGGCGCACAGGTATCGCAGAGTTATCTGGAAGAAAGTGCGCTGCTTTTTGCTTCCTGTTTACTTGATTTAACAACGGAGACGATCCCGGCAAAAAGGGACATAATATTAAAGCACGCCTCGGCTCGGTCTAAAAAGAATATAGAGGCTTTGCAGAGCTATTTTGCGGTTAAGGAGGAAGAGCATAAGAAGTTTGGCTTAATGACATTCTTTGCTCCTAAAAAGCTACAGGTAGATACAAAAAACCTGCGGGTAGTAGTTGAAGGAACGCTAACGAGTACGTTTGGTAAAAAAGGAATTGAACAAGAAAACGTTAAGTATCTGATGTCTTTTGATTTTGTCGGCGGTTTACTGAAAATAAAGGAATTTAGCCGTCTTTTACCGCAAAAAGAGGATGAGAAAAAATGA
- a CDS encoding conjugal transfer protein TraC, protein MKNLYEDFANKAADIIGFNRTDLESFKRAKDALFESSLKGGEPLKNYLNYRYFDPASENFLMSEGAAGFLLEISPLVGVNEMVVKNLNQFFAKELPSGGYLQFLLIASSDIGEFLEFWKQGRISKDPILQRITKERAEYLRVRAANFASSGKTLPRMFRMYVAYSKTLSNPNEAGLNELSEFRKKLTAKFSSLNLAPSVCGVDSLIRICRDILEFNPNKKADYRSIAGSDLINNQCLSPGNYYENRKTGFVNTSTGIVHRAYTVSGMPKFWSLQQNIELLGSSTGSPLPARFVISYTISNDQRTKKTFTARGQRVIDAAEKPYSRHNKALHQEAVEWREIIHRLVSEDNILSDSWTLILSAKEEDIDKCCSEIESAYSANDWNIASLDYFHLESIISNLPMQATSYWSDLKRKKLVRPALSSEVVAKLPVHGEWYGVPLSGVPLIGKRGELFNWNPYHRLGAGNFNVCVSGPSGVGKSVFLQSLAESMLASGTRVFILDIGQSYSSLAKLLGGEIIEFGAMSSFTINPFIGLKKEISETDFNQLVVCAKELLAIMCGATGEYELASLEKAIKEAVIACNYQLDLKKFVEFLKASKEELLLRFATSLFSYTPDGVFGKYFSGEKPAYFDKSMTIFEFEHIKEQKTLVAIILQTLLMQVTSQFLTGDRSQKFMILVDEAWKLLDDCAGGLAAYARNLRRYGGSLVVCTQCFADLQTAGDTQDNNNHRRAIFENSAWKVNLPPSSFNDFEAHSEFKEKVPLLKSLSFERGKYSEMLLSSSGIDVVGRLMLDSFSNAVFSTESTDFNFIRKQEEEGIPIEIIMDNLIKEKSRVRK, encoded by the coding sequence ATGAAAAATTTATACGAGGATTTTGCCAATAAAGCGGCTGATATAATAGGATTTAATCGCACTGACCTTGAGAGTTTTAAGCGTGCTAAGGATGCTTTATTTGAAAGTAGCTTAAAAGGGGGCGAGCCGTTAAAAAACTATTTAAATTATCGATATTTTGACCCAGCATCTGAAAACTTTTTAATGTCGGAAGGAGCTGCCGGTTTTTTACTAGAAATTTCCCCGTTAGTTGGAGTAAATGAAATGGTCGTTAAAAACCTGAATCAGTTTTTTGCCAAGGAATTACCTAGCGGCGGGTATTTACAGTTTTTATTGATTGCAAGCTCTGATATAGGGGAATTTCTGGAGTTCTGGAAACAAGGAAGAATAAGCAAAGACCCTATATTACAAAGGATAACAAAGGAGAGGGCGGAATATTTAAGGGTTAGAGCGGCAAATTTTGCAAGTAGCGGTAAAACGTTACCAAGAATGTTTAGAATGTACGTTGCTTATAGTAAGACCTTATCAAATCCTAACGAAGCGGGTTTAAATGAGCTTTCTGAATTTCGTAAAAAATTAACTGCCAAATTTTCAAGTTTAAATCTAGCACCGAGCGTATGCGGAGTTGATAGTTTAATAAGAATATGTCGTGATATACTGGAATTTAACCCAAACAAAAAAGCCGATTATAGAAGTATTGCGGGTAGCGACTTAATTAACAACCAATGCCTGTCCCCTGGCAATTATTACGAAAATAGAAAGACCGGTTTTGTAAATACAAGTACAGGAATAGTGCATCGAGCATATACCGTCTCTGGGATGCCGAAGTTCTGGTCGTTGCAACAGAATATAGAACTTTTAGGGAGTAGCACGGGTAGCCCTTTGCCTGCTAGATTTGTTATAAGTTATACAATTAGTAATGACCAAAGAACAAAGAAAACATTTACGGCAAGAGGTCAGAGGGTAATTGATGCAGCAGAGAAGCCTTATTCAAGGCACAACAAGGCTTTACATCAAGAAGCGGTAGAATGGCGGGAGATAATCCACCGCCTAGTTAGCGAAGATAACATACTAAGCGATAGCTGGACTCTTATATTAAGTGCAAAAGAGGAGGATATCGATAAATGTTGCTCTGAAATAGAATCGGCATACAGCGCCAATGATTGGAATATAGCAAGCCTTGATTATTTTCATTTAGAAAGCATCATTAGCAATTTACCGATGCAGGCTACGAGTTATTGGTCTGATTTAAAAAGAAAAAAGCTAGTGAGGCCTGCCCTTTCATCTGAGGTAGTAGCTAAACTTCCCGTGCATGGGGAATGGTACGGAGTACCGCTTTCAGGAGTGCCGTTAATTGGAAAAAGAGGAGAGTTATTTAACTGGAATCCTTATCATCGCCTTGGAGCAGGTAATTTTAATGTGTGCGTATCAGGACCTTCGGGAGTAGGTAAGTCTGTTTTTCTGCAATCCTTGGCAGAAAGTATGCTTGCAAGTGGGACTAGGGTATTTATTTTGGATATCGGGCAAAGTTATTCATCACTTGCAAAGTTGCTAGGAGGCGAAATCATAGAATTTGGTGCTATGTCTAGTTTTACGATTAACCCTTTTATCGGCTTAAAAAAGGAAATAAGTGAAACTGACTTTAACCAGTTGGTAGTCTGCGCGAAGGAACTTCTTGCCATCATGTGCGGTGCAACCGGAGAATATGAACTTGCAAGTTTAGAAAAAGCCATAAAGGAAGCGGTCATAGCTTGCAATTATCAACTTGATTTAAAGAAGTTTGTAGAGTTTTTAAAAGCTTCAAAAGAAGAGTTGTTGCTACGTTTTGCAACCAGTCTGTTTTCCTATACGCCTGATGGAGTATTCGGTAAGTACTTTTCAGGCGAGAAACCTGCATATTTTGATAAATCAATGACCATATTTGAGTTTGAGCATATCAAGGAGCAAAAAACCTTGGTAGCTATTATTCTCCAAACTCTGCTTATGCAGGTAACCAGTCAATTCTTAACTGGAGATAGATCACAAAAGTTTATGATTTTAGTAGATGAGGCATGGAAGCTACTTGACGATTGTGCTGGCGGTTTAGCGGCATATGCCCGTAATTTAAGGCGTTATGGCGGTAGTCTGGTAGTATGTACTCAGTGTTTTGCCGACCTGCAAACGGCAGGTGATACTCAGGATAATAATAACCATCGTAGAGCGATTTTTGAAAATAGTGCATGGAAGGTAAATCTACCGCCAAGTTCGTTTAATGATTTTGAAGCACATTCGGAATTCAAGGAGAAAGTACCGCTCTTAAAGTCTCTATCATTTGAGCGGGGTAAATATTCAGAAATGCTGCTCTCAAGTAGCGGGATTGATGTTGTAGGAAGATTAATGCTCGATAGTTTTAGTAATGCGGTGTTTTCAACGGAAAGTACTGATTTTAACTTTATCAGGAAACAGGAAGAAGAAGGGATACCGATAGAAATAATAATGGATAATTTAATTAAGGAGAAATCACGTGTCCGTAAATAA
- a CDS encoding traB pilus assembly translates to MDRIKSILQNIREKSGSFFKGSNVLESKQAITKKQWINLSLVVVIGFTGLVAFLVLIGTVNTPEKKTVDKENIVEGHQKIELATDATGADTKWRNFLEESIENEGKTRAEQIELLKSTLVKQQQEEKSSSEEALKALNSRLSYALQAIEELKVDKENLKNEIASLNPEEKLAAIAAELGMTTISTKPAITPPVSSYSYIPATSYVSGHLLGGIAVSTSVNTQSEPIPIVIKLTGRGNLPKDFAVDIKQCRLLGSCYGDISSERAIIRAEELVCEDKKAGLVISTKVAGVIYGDDGANGIRGVVVSMSDKHLKSAFIGGVLSGFTNTAKGQSGLNISPLGAINTNKRSMQDMAQEGILGGSSSAAEKLADYYIKQAENISPVILVPGGTKVDVVFTKSVEVGASDVAEAIKDERSGK, encoded by the coding sequence ATGGACAGAATAAAAAGCATATTACAAAACATCAGAGAGAAGAGCGGTAGTTTTTTTAAGGGTAGTAATGTTTTGGAAAGCAAACAGGCCATTACAAAAAAGCAATGGATCAACCTAAGCTTGGTGGTTGTTATAGGGTTTACCGGTCTAGTAGCTTTTCTTGTATTAATCGGCACAGTTAACACTCCCGAGAAAAAAACTGTAGATAAAGAAAATATAGTAGAGGGGCATCAGAAGATAGAACTTGCAACGGATGCTACAGGAGCAGATACGAAATGGCGCAATTTTTTAGAAGAATCAATAGAGAATGAAGGAAAAACCAGAGCCGAGCAAATAGAGTTACTTAAAAGTACGCTTGTTAAGCAGCAGCAAGAGGAAAAGTCCAGTTCGGAGGAGGCGTTAAAGGCGTTAAACTCTAGATTATCTTATGCCCTGCAAGCGATTGAGGAATTGAAGGTAGATAAGGAAAACCTAAAAAATGAAATAGCATCTTTAAATCCTGAGGAAAAACTGGCAGCTATAGCGGCGGAACTCGGTATGACAACAATTAGTACCAAGCCTGCGATAACGCCTCCCGTATCTTCATATAGTTATATACCTGCAACCAGTTATGTTAGCGGTCATTTACTCGGCGGCATTGCGGTTTCAACTTCGGTAAATACACAATCAGAGCCTATACCTATCGTCATCAAGTTAACGGGTAGAGGAAACTTGCCGAAAGACTTTGCGGTAGATATCAAACAATGCAGGTTACTCGGTAGTTGTTATGGGGATATTTCATCGGAGCGGGCAATTATTAGAGCCGAGGAGTTAGTATGTGAAGACAAAAAAGCAGGGCTTGTAATTTCTACAAAAGTTGCGGGAGTAATATACGGAGATGACGGAGCAAACGGCATACGAGGCGTTGTTGTGTCCATGTCCGATAAACATCTAAAAAGTGCTTTTATCGGAGGCGTGCTTAGCGGTTTTACTAATACTGCAAAAGGACAAAGCGGGCTTAATATTAGTCCTTTGGGAGCGATTAACACAAACAAACGGAGTATGCAGGATATGGCGCAGGAAGGGATACTAGGAGGAAGTAGTAGCGCTGCCGAAAAGCTAGCGGACTACTATATTAAACAAGCTGAGAATATATCACCGGTGATTTTAGTACCTGGGGGAACGAAAGTGGATGTGGTATTTACTAAATCGGTAGAAGTTGGGGCAAGTGATGTCGCAGAAGCAATTAAGGATGAAAGGAGTGGAAAATGA